The DNA sequence AAATTCCAGCTTTGGTCGATCGCGATACCGGCAGCCGCGTGTTCGAAAGTGGTTCGATCCTGCTTTATCTGGCAGAGAAATTCGGGGCGTTTTTGCCCACAGATGCAAACCAACGTACAGAAATCATGAACTGGGTATTCTGGCTTCAAGGCTCCGCGCCGTATCTTGGTGGCGGTTTCGGGCATTTCTATGCCTATGCTCCTGAAAAGCTCGAATATCCGATCAACCGTTTCACTATGGAAGTGAAACGACAGATGGATGTGTTGGACCGTGAATTGGCCAATCATCGCTATCTGGGTGGCGAAGACTACACCATCGCCGACATGCTGACGTGGCCTTGGTATGGCAATCTGGTTCTGGGCGAAAGCTACGATGCTGGCGAGTTCCTTGATGTTGAAAGCTACACAAACCTGCGTCGTTGGGCAGAGGATATCCTTGCCCGGCCTGCTGTTCAACGTGGCCGGATTGTGAACCGCAGACGCGGCCCGCTGAACGAGCAACTTCACGAACGCCATGATGCATCAGATTTTGATACCAGAACCCAAGATAAAATCACGACTGCGGTTGATTGACCCTGATTTTTGCCAAGCCACAGGAAGATAAAATGTTGAAATTCTACTATCATCCAACACCGAACCCGCTGAAAATCGCGTTGTTTTTGGCCGAGACGGATCTGCCCTTCGAACTGGTGCCCGTTGACACAGCAAGCGGTAAGCAGCACACGCCGGAATTTCGTGCGATCAACCCAAACGGCAAAGTGCCGGCGATAGATGATGACGGCACAGTCGTGTTCGACAGCACAGCCATCCTGCTTTACCTCTCTGAAAAAACTGGAAAACTGGGCGGCTCACCAGAAGATCGCGGTGCGATGCTATCCTGGTTGATGTTTATTGCCTCGGGTCTTGGACCCTTTTCGGGGCAAAGTGTTCATTTCCACCACACTGCCCCAGAAGATATTCCCTACGCCAAAAATCGCTTCATGCGCGAAACAGAACGCCATTATCAGGTGCTAAACGATCACCTGAAAGGTCGTGATTATATCGTCGGTGACAGTTATTCCATCGCAGATATTTCGGCCTGGGGCTGGGCCATCCGCGGGACGCGCGTATTGGGCGGCGACGGTCTTGCGCAATTCCCTGAAGTTGACCGTTGGTTCAAGGCAATCAATGTCCGCCCGGCTGTAGAAAAAGTACAACAGATCGGGAAAGGCGAAACCTTCAAAACCCCTGGCGACGAAGCCTCGCTCCGGGCGCTTTTCCCGAGCAACTACGTCAACGCGTAACAGTATGCCTGCCCCGATTTAAAAGCTTGGGGCAGGCTTTGGTGCGCAGGTCCGGCTCTGTCGATCGAGAACAATATTCTCTTCGCAATCGCAAAGCTTACGAAAATGATCGCCTCTTTGACTGCCGGCAGCCGTCCTGTCCCGCCGTCTATTTGGGCGGCTTTTGTTCAGCCGCTCCCATTAGCCATTTGATGACTGATTTTTTCTTGTTTTCCATGTGCTGAACCAGAACATGGCTCAATTGTTTGCCGTCGCGAGCTTCGAGTGACTGGATGATTTGCTCGTGTTCTCTGACAGCACTGGCCCAGCGTTCCTCGGACAAATTTGCAGCGTAGCGGGCCCTTTGCATGCGCGCGGACAGCGCTTGGCAGGTATTTGTCAGGCTCTGGTTTTTTGCGGCCAGGAGAATGGCTCGGTGAATTTCCTGGTTGGTCTTGAAATAATCCGCCAGATTTCGGTCCGTGTAGCTCTGCATCATCTGGTCATGAAGCCAACGGACGTGACTGATCTCCGCATCGGTGATGTTGGTGCAGGCGAGTTCCCCGGACAAAGCCTCGAGAGCGCCCAGGACCGGAAACACTTCCTCTACTTCTTCAACCGTGACCACTGTCACCCATGCACCACGATTCGGCTCCAACCGGACAAGGCCTTCGGCCGCCAAAACCTTGAGGGCTTCGCGCATTGGAGTGCGGGAGACGCGGAAGCGTTCGCAAAGGTCCTTTTCAGGCACCTTGTCCCCGGGTTTCAGTTGGCTTTCGACAATAAGAGGACGAATGCGCTCCACCAATTCAAGATGAAGGGATCTTCGTTCAATTGCATTGGTGTCGGTTATCGCGTCCATTTCGTCTCAGACATCCTGTTTAGTGCCATGTCGAGAAGTCGGGCGACATGCAACGGTTTGCGGTCTGTATTGTCTGTGATCTGATGCCTGCAGGACGTGCCATCGGCGACAATGATTGTGTCGGAATCTGCGGCACGCACTGCCGGCAGCAAATCCATCTCGCCCATTTGCAGAGATATTTCATGCGTGTCTATGCCATAGCCGAATGCACCTGCCATGCCACAGCAACTGGTTTCGACTTTCTTGACCGTCGTGTCCGGTATCATCGCCAACACCTGCTCAACGCTCGACATCACGTTCATTGCCTTCTGATGGCAATGGCCGTGCAGGATGATCTTTGCTGCTGGTGATTTCAGGTCCAGCCGGAAAGCCGGATTTTCAGATTGGGCAGCGATGAACTCTTCGAACATGAAGGCATGTTTAGCAATCAATGCTGTTTCTTTGCCCGGCAAGAGGGCAGGGATCTCGTCGCGCAGAGTTAGCAAACAACTGGGCTCAAGACCAATGATGGGCAGATTTTTTTCGACATAGGGTAGAAGTGCCTCAACCAGCCGCTGTGCTTCTTCCTTCGCCTTGTCGACCAGTCCGACGGACAAAAATGTGCGGCCGCAGCAAAGGGGTCTGCCACCGTCGGCCGCTTTGACCACATCAAGCGATATGCCAGCCGCCTGCAACACGCGTATCGCTGCACGCAGGTTCTCAGGCTCGAAATAGCGGTTGAAACTGTCCACAAACAGCACCGCCTGTGGTGCCGCGCTGTCTTTCAACTCGCTGTCCTTGAAAGGGGCTGCACTCCATTGAGGCAGCGCGCGCTTTGCCGTGAAGCCGGTGAGCTTTTCGGACAATCCGGCCAGACCGGGGATCCGATCTCGCAAGTTCATCAGGAATGGAATTTTTGACACCCAGACGGCATAGCGCGGCAGAAAACCGACCAGCCTGTCATGGAGATTGAGTCCGTTCTTTTTCGCCCGCGCGGACAGCACCTCGATCTTCATGCGGGCCATGTCCACCCCTGTGGGGCATTCGCTCTTGCATCCCTTGCAGGACACGCAAAGCTTCATGGTGTCGGCCATTTCATCGGAGGCGAAGGCATCGGCCCCAAGTTGACCTGAGATTGCCAGCCGCAATGTGTTTGCCCGCCCGCGTGTCAGATCCTTTTCCTTGCGGGTGACGCGGAAGGACGGGCACATCACGCCGCCCTTGAGCTTGCGGCAGGCGCCATTGTTGTTGCACATCTCGACAGCACCCTGGAAGCCGCCGCCGCTGCCGGTCCATTGAGACCAGTCTAGCTCAGTATGAATGTCGGGAACTGCGTAGTCCGGTCCATAACGAAACAGCCGCCGATCATCCATTTTCGGCGGTGAGACAATCTTGCCCGGATTGAAAAGACCATTGGGATCAAACCGCTTTTTGACCTCAGCGAAATTTGCGACCATCCGTGCCCCGAACATTTTCTCGTGGAATTCGGAGCGCACAAGACCGTCACCATGTTCTCCTGAATGGGACCCCTTGTAGCGTGCAACGAGGTCAAAACATTCCTCGGCAACGGCGCGCATCGTTTTGACGTCCTTGTCGAGCCTCAGGTTGAGAACCGGACGCACATGCAGGCAGCCGACCGATGCGTGGGCATACCAGGTGCCCCTGGTGCCGTGTTTCTCGAAAATGTCTGTCAGGCCGGCCGTGTACTCAGCCAGATCCGGCAGTTCCACTGCACAATCCTCGACGAAAGAGACCGGTTTTCCGTCCGTTTTCATCGACATCATGATGTTCAAACCGGATTTGCGAAGCTCGGCGATCTGGTTTTGCAGAACCGGATCGGTCACCGAAGTCACACCGCCCCAGCGGTCACTTGTTCCGGACCAGGAGAACCCAAGGTCACCCATCATTTCTTCAAGCCGGCGCAGCTTGAGCGCGTTATTGGACGAATCCTCCTCGATGAATTCGACCAGCAAGAGCGCTTCTGGGTCACCGGTCACAAAATTCTCGATGGTGCGACGGAACATCGGAATGTCACGCGCCAGCGCAATCATCGTCGAATCCACCAGTTCCACGCCCTGCGGCATCAAGGTTACCAGATGCTGCGCCGCATCCATGGCCTGATAGAATGTCGGAAAATGGCAGACGCCGACGGCCTTGCCTGAAATCAGTGGTGACAGCTTCAGTTCAATCGCGGTGGAATAGGCAAGGGTTCCTTCAGAGCCGACCAGCAGATGCGAAAGATTGTTGGGGGCGCGCTTGGGAACCAGGGCATCAATATTGTATCCACCAACCCGACGCATGACTTTTGGAAAGCGAGCATCGATTTCTGCGGCCTCCCGCGCGCCCAGGGCCAGAAGGTCAGCTGACAGCGCATTGTATTGCCCGGACCGGTGAGTGTTGCCGGGACCAAAATGATGCTTGCTCCCGTCTGCCATAAAGGCGTCAATCGACAGAACGTTGTCGCGCATCATGCCGTAGTGAAGTGACTTTCCGCCGCATGAATTGTTCGCAGCCATGCCGCCGATTGTTGCGCGGGATGCGGTGGAAACATCGACAGGAAACCAGAGGCCGTGGGGTTTTAGAGCCCGGTTTAATTCATCCAGGACGATGCCCGGGCGCACGACGCATCGCCTGTTTTCAATGTCGAGTTCCAGGATGTCATTGAAATATTGCGTGTTGTCCAGAATCAGCGCTTCGTTGACGGTCTGACCGCATTGGGATGTGCCGCCACCTCTGGCGAGGATGGGAACGCCTTGCTCGCAAGCAATATCGAGTGCGGCGCTGATGTCATCTTCGGATTTGGGGCATAAAATTCCCAGCGGAATCATCTGGTAGAACGAGGCGTCCGTTGCATAACGGCCGCGGGAAAACCGGTCGAACAAGATGTCGCCCTGTACGCGTTTGGAGAGGATTTGAGCAATTTTCGACAAGTTATCCACCTGGACAGAAATCATGGAAACGAGAATTTGGTTGACATAATTATGAATTCAAAATGTAATCTGCACAATGACAAAGATAACGCGGGTCCCCGAACAGTCAATTGAGGCGGGTGAGGCGCGGTCACAATCCCGGGGGGATCATGAGACAGACAGGACATCATTTCTTGCAAATACCCGGACCGAGTTCGGTTCCCGGACGCGTTCTGCGGGCGATTTCGGCGCAGACCATGGACCATCGCGGGCCGGATTTTGCGAAAGTAGGGATGCAAGCGCTGAACGGCCTGAAGACAATCTTCAAGACGGAACAGAATGTAATCATCTATCCCTCGTCCGGTACGGGCGCATGGGAAGCGGCGCTGGTGAACACGCTTTCACCCGGTGATCGGGTTCTGATGTTCGAGACCGGACATTTTGCGACCTTGTGGAAACAGATCGCCGAAAAACTGAAGCTGAAAGCCGAGTTCATCGAAGGTGACTGGCGCGGAGGTGCAGACCCTGATCTGATCGAAGCCTATCTGGCTGAAGACACAGCGCATGAAATCAAAGCCGTCTGTGTCGTGCACAACGAGACATCGACCGGGTCGGTCTCGCCAATCGCCGCGATACGAAAGGCCATCGACAATGCGGGGCACCCTGCGCTGTTCCTGGTTGATACGATCTCCGGCCTTGCGTCTATTGATTACAATCATGACGAATGGGGCGTCGATGTAACCGTGTCGGGATCCCAGAAGGGCCTGATGCTGCCACCTGGACTGTCGTTCAATGCAGTCAGCGAAAAGGCAATGGCTGCCAACAAGACTGCCGGCTTGTCGCGGTCTTACTGGGACTGGGCCGACATGGTTGGCCCCAACAAGAACGGCTATTTCCCCTATACGCCCAGTACAAATCTTCTCTACGGGCTCAATGAAGCAATCGATATGTTGCAGGAAGAGGGGCTAGAGAATGTGTTTTCGCGGCATCAGCGCCACGGAAGGGCGACCCGTGCTGCTGTTCGGGCTTTGGGTCTGGAAGTGCTGTGTTCAAAGCAGGGTCAGGAAAGCGGCGTGCTGACTGCCGTTCTCATGCCTGAAGGTCACAGCGCAGATCAATTCCGCGCGAAAACACTCGAACATTACAACATGTCGCTGGGCAATGGCCTGTCCAAAGTGGCTGACCGCGTGTTTCGGATCGGCCATCTTGGCGACTTCAACGACCTGATGTTGATGGCCACTTTGGCTGGCGTGGAAATGGGCCTGAAAAAGGCTGACGTTCCTCATAAGGCTGGGGGCATAAGTGCTGCAATGGAATCGCTTCATGGAGTGAATAAATAGGGCATTGCAGCTGAATAGACTCGCTAAATAGAAATAGTCTACTGGGAGGAAGACCAATGAAATTTATCGCAAAAATGCTTGCAACCACTGCAGCACTTGGAATCGCAAGCAGCGCTTTCGCTGCTGATATGACAATGAAATTTGGGCATGTCGGTGCACCTGGATCATTGTTTGAAGCAACTGCGAACAACTTTGCAGAATGCGTGAACTCGGCAAGCGCTGGCAAGATTGAAGTTCAGACCTTCGGTTCCTCGCAGCTCGGCAAGGACAAGGAGCTTTTGCAGAAGCTTAAGCTCAATCAGGTCGACTTTGCCTTGCCATCATCAGTCATGTCTTCGGTTGATGATGTTTTTGGTATTTTTGAAATGCCTTACATTATCTCTGATCGCGACCATATGCGCCGGGTTCAGGGTGCAATGATGGGCAAGTTCCAGTCTGCAGCTGAGGCAAAAGGCTATCACATCGTTGGTCTTGCGGAGAACGGCTTCCGCCATATCACCAACAACACTCGTCCAATCAACGTTCCTGCCGACCTTGAAGGGGTCAAGCTGCGCACTCCGAACGGTGTATGGCGTGTCTCGATGTTCAAGCTCTATGGAGCCAATCCGACGCCAATGGCCTTTTCCGACGTCTTTACAGCTTTGCAGACGGGCGTAATGGATGGTCAGGAAAATCCTTATGCGCAGATTGCTTCTGCAAAATTCCAGGAAGTGCAGAAGTATTTGTCGATCACCGGGCACGTCTACACGCCGGCCTATATCCTCGCGTCACAGAAGAGCTTCTCAGGTCTGCCTGAGGATGTTCAGGCGATGTTGACCGACTGTGCAAGCAAAACGCAGGATTTCACCTACGAAACGGCGGCGCAGCTAGAAACCGACCTGCTGGACGTCATCAAGGCTGCAGGGGTCGAAGTCAACGAGGCTGACAAGGCTGCTTTTATTGAAGCCTCCAAGCCGATTTACGAGGCGTTTGCTGCAGAAGTTGACGGTGGTCAGGAGATGATCGACCAGGTTCTCGGCCTTGCCAAAGGCAACTGATATGTCGTCGGGCAACAGGCTTGGCCTGTTGCCCGATCATCTCGAATGATGCCGTCGTGTGGTGGTCCGTTTGGCCGCTCGAACTCTCTTGAAAATTCAGAATAGACAGGTCCGCAATGGAGCAAGCCTCGTCCTCTTTTTTGCCGAAGATCATCTCGGTCTTGGGCAAGATACTCGAGTGGATTACCATATCCCTTATGGTTGTTCTGACCGTGATCGTGACGCTTGCCGTCATTGCGCGCCTGCTGGGGCAAAGCTTTTCCTGGTACGATGAAGTTGCCGCAATCATGCTGGCCTGGATTACCTATTACGGGTCGGCGCTTGCGGCGCTGCACCGTCGTCATATCGGTTTTGATACGGTTTTGCTCGCTCTACCCCGCACGCTGAGGATGGGGGCGTTGCTTTTGGGCGAAGCGATCGTGCTGGTGTTCTTTATCCTGATGGCGCGGGCAGGATTTCAGGTTCTCGAAGTGCTCGCAGGCGATACCCTGATTTCGATAAGATGGGTTCCAGTGCAGGTGACGCAATCGGTTATCCCGATTGGCGCGCTGCTGTTTATTCTGTGCCAACTTCTCAGTCTGCCTGGCTACTGGAAGACTTCTGCTGCAGGGATTTCGCTTGAACACGCCGAGATCGAGGAAGAAGTCGAAGCTGAGCTTGAAAAAAACAAGGACCGTGTCTGATGCTGATATTCGCCATTTTTGTCGGGTTGATGCTGATGATCTGCATCAATGTACCCATCGCCGTGGCACTTGCCATGTGTGGTGTCATAGGTCTGGTGCTAACAGAAGGCGTCGACAGTCTGGTGACCATCGCGCTTGACATGTATGACGGCTCGACCAATTTCTCGCTTATTGCAATCCCGATGTTTGTTCTGGCCGGCGCCATCATGAATGCCGGCGGCATCACCGACCGGCTGATCAATTTTGTCTCCAGCCTGATCGGTTTTGTCCGTGGCGGGTTGGCCATGGTCAATATCGGGGTGTCCCTGTTTTTTGCCGAAATTTCCGGATCTGCGGTCGCTGATGTCGCGGCCATGGGGTCGATTCTGATCCCGCAAATGAAGAAGCGTGGCTACAGCAAGGAGTTCTCGGCGGCAGTCACCTCATCGTCCGCGTCTCTCGCCATCATCATTCCGCCGTCGATTCCGATGATCCTTTACGCTGCATCCGCCAACACATCGGTCGAACAGCTTTTCGTCGCGGGTGTGGTGCCGGGTTTGCTGGGTGCGGCGGGGCTTATGGGCGTCGCCTACCTGTTTGCAAAGCGCTACAATTTTCCAACCGAAGAAGCCTTCAACATGCCGCGGGTGCGCGAAACATTTGTCGATGCTCTTCCCGCCTTTGCCCTGCCAATGATCATCCTCGGTGGCATTTTCGGTGGTTTCGTGACGGCGACTGAAGCTGCCGGCCTTGCCGTTCTGGCCGCCATTGTTGTGTCGGCATGGTATCGCAACATCGACTGGAGCCACCTGCGACGTGCCATGCTGGACGGTGGCATTCAGACCGCAGTTGTCATGCTTCTGGTCGCAGCCTCCGTTCTGATGGGGGGCTTTCTGACCCGCGCCCAGATTCCGCAGCAACTGGCCGAGAGCATCCTGTCAATCACTACTCAGCAATGGGCGATCCTGCTGATTCTGAATTTCTTCTTCCTCATCATTGGTTTCTTCCTGCATTCGGCAGCGGCCATCATTCTCGTTATCCCGATCGTGATTCCGCTGATTACCGCGGCGGGTATTGATCCCGTCCATTTTGGTCTGATTGTCACACTCAACCTTGCCATTGGTCAGCAGACGCCACCGGTGGCATCGGTTCTGATCACCGCCTGCTCGGTGGCAAGGGCCAATATCTGGGAGGTCTCGAAGGTCAATATCTGGTTCGTCGGCGTCCTTCTGGCTGTGTTGATGCTGTGCACCTATGTGCCGTCTGTTCCGATGTTCCTCGTGGAGTATTTCTACCGATGACCGACCTCACGCCTGACCTGACACAGGAAGTGCGCGGCAAGACGCTCTGGGTCACTTTCAACCGTCCGGCAAGCCGCAATGCACTGACGTTCAGCATGTACGAGGCGCTTGCCAGGATCTGCCGGGATGCTCCGACAGATGGGTCTGTGACCTGCATTGTCCTGTCTGGTGCAGGTAGCAAGGCTTTTGCCGCTGGTACCGACATGACCCAGTTTCGGGCATTCGAGACGGCGCAAGATGCGTTGGATTATGAAACACGGATCAGCAGTGTTCTTGATGCCGTCGAGCGGTGTCCGCTGCCGACTATTGCTGCCATCAACGGTGCGTGCACCGGCGGTGGCGCAGCGATTGCTGCAGCTTGTGATGTGCGGATTGCGTCAGCCAGTTTGAAGTTCGGCTTTCCGATCGCCAGGACCCTCGGCAATTGTCTGACGGCAGCAA is a window from the Hoeflea sp. IMCC20628 genome containing:
- the yghU gene encoding glutathione-dependent disulfide-bond oxidoreductase, which gives rise to MTDYIPPKVWTWDAENGGNWAKVNRPIAGATFDAELPVGSHPLQLYSMGTPNGQKVTIMLEELLALGKTGAEYDAHLIKIGDGDQFSSGFVAVNPNSKIPALVDRDTGSRVFESGSILLYLAEKFGAFLPTDANQRTEIMNWVFWLQGSAPYLGGGFGHFYAYAPEKLEYPINRFTMEVKRQMDVLDRELANHRYLGGEDYTIADMLTWPWYGNLVLGESYDAGEFLDVESYTNLRRWAEDILARPAVQRGRIVNRRRGPLNEQLHERHDASDFDTRTQDKITTAVD
- a CDS encoding glutathione S-transferase family protein, with protein sequence MLKFYYHPTPNPLKIALFLAETDLPFELVPVDTASGKQHTPEFRAINPNGKVPAIDDDGTVVFDSTAILLYLSEKTGKLGGSPEDRGAMLSWLMFIASGLGPFSGQSVHFHHTAPEDIPYAKNRFMRETERHYQVLNDHLKGRDYIVGDSYSIADISAWGWAIRGTRVLGGDGLAQFPEVDRWFKAINVRPAVEKVQQIGKGETFKTPGDEASLRALFPSNYVNA
- a CDS encoding GntR family transcriptional regulator, whose amino-acid sequence is MDAITDTNAIERRSLHLELVERIRPLIVESQLKPGDKVPEKDLCERFRVSRTPMREALKVLAAEGLVRLEPNRGAWVTVVTVEEVEEVFPVLGALEALSGELACTNITDAEISHVRWLHDQMMQSYTDRNLADYFKTNQEIHRAILLAAKNQSLTNTCQALSARMQRARYAANLSEERWASAVREHEQIIQSLEARDGKQLSHVLVQHMENKKKSVIKWLMGAAEQKPPK
- a CDS encoding FAD-binding and (Fe-S)-binding domain-containing protein; this translates as MSKIAQILSKRVQGDILFDRFSRGRYATDASFYQMIPLGILCPKSEDDISAALDIACEQGVPILARGGGTSQCGQTVNEALILDNTQYFNDILELDIENRRCVVRPGIVLDELNRALKPHGLWFPVDVSTASRATIGGMAANNSCGGKSLHYGMMRDNVLSIDAFMADGSKHHFGPGNTHRSGQYNALSADLLALGAREAAEIDARFPKVMRRVGGYNIDALVPKRAPNNLSHLLVGSEGTLAYSTAIELKLSPLISGKAVGVCHFPTFYQAMDAAQHLVTLMPQGVELVDSTMIALARDIPMFRRTIENFVTGDPEALLLVEFIEEDSSNNALKLRRLEEMMGDLGFSWSGTSDRWGGVTSVTDPVLQNQIAELRKSGLNIMMSMKTDGKPVSFVEDCAVELPDLAEYTAGLTDIFEKHGTRGTWYAHASVGCLHVRPVLNLRLDKDVKTMRAVAEECFDLVARYKGSHSGEHGDGLVRSEFHEKMFGARMVANFAEVKKRFDPNGLFNPGKIVSPPKMDDRRLFRYGPDYAVPDIHTELDWSQWTGSGGGFQGAVEMCNNNGACRKLKGGVMCPSFRVTRKEKDLTRGRANTLRLAISGQLGADAFASDEMADTMKLCVSCKGCKSECPTGVDMARMKIEVLSARAKKNGLNLHDRLVGFLPRYAVWVSKIPFLMNLRDRIPGLAGLSEKLTGFTAKRALPQWSAAPFKDSELKDSAAPQAVLFVDSFNRYFEPENLRAAIRVLQAAGISLDVVKAADGGRPLCCGRTFLSVGLVDKAKEEAQRLVEALLPYVEKNLPIIGLEPSCLLTLRDEIPALLPGKETALIAKHAFMFEEFIAAQSENPAFRLDLKSPAAKIILHGHCHQKAMNVMSSVEQVLAMIPDTTVKKVETSCCGMAGAFGYGIDTHEISLQMGEMDLLPAVRAADSDTIIVADGTSCRHQITDNTDRKPLHVARLLDMALNRMSETKWTR
- a CDS encoding aminotransferase class V-fold PLP-dependent enzyme; this encodes MMRQTGHHFLQIPGPSSVPGRVLRAISAQTMDHRGPDFAKVGMQALNGLKTIFKTEQNVIIYPSSGTGAWEAALVNTLSPGDRVLMFETGHFATLWKQIAEKLKLKAEFIEGDWRGGADPDLIEAYLAEDTAHEIKAVCVVHNETSTGSVSPIAAIRKAIDNAGHPALFLVDTISGLASIDYNHDEWGVDVTVSGSQKGLMLPPGLSFNAVSEKAMAANKTAGLSRSYWDWADMVGPNKNGYFPYTPSTNLLYGLNEAIDMLQEEGLENVFSRHQRHGRATRAAVRALGLEVLCSKQGQESGVLTAVLMPEGHSADQFRAKTLEHYNMSLGNGLSKVADRVFRIGHLGDFNDLMLMATLAGVEMGLKKADVPHKAGGISAAMESLHGVNK
- a CDS encoding TRAP transporter substrate-binding protein, translated to MKFIAKMLATTAALGIASSAFAADMTMKFGHVGAPGSLFEATANNFAECVNSASAGKIEVQTFGSSQLGKDKELLQKLKLNQVDFALPSSVMSSVDDVFGIFEMPYIISDRDHMRRVQGAMMGKFQSAAEAKGYHIVGLAENGFRHITNNTRPINVPADLEGVKLRTPNGVWRVSMFKLYGANPTPMAFSDVFTALQTGVMDGQENPYAQIASAKFQEVQKYLSITGHVYTPAYILASQKSFSGLPEDVQAMLTDCASKTQDFTYETAAQLETDLLDVIKAAGVEVNEADKAAFIEASKPIYEAFAAEVDGGQEMIDQVLGLAKGN
- a CDS encoding TRAP transporter small permease gives rise to the protein MVVLTVIVTLAVIARLLGQSFSWYDEVAAIMLAWITYYGSALAALHRRHIGFDTVLLALPRTLRMGALLLGEAIVLVFFILMARAGFQVLEVLAGDTLISIRWVPVQVTQSVIPIGALLFILCQLLSLPGYWKTSAAGISLEHAEIEEEVEAELEKNKDRV
- a CDS encoding TRAP transporter large permease; this translates as MLIFAIFVGLMLMICINVPIAVALAMCGVIGLVLTEGVDSLVTIALDMYDGSTNFSLIAIPMFVLAGAIMNAGGITDRLINFVSSLIGFVRGGLAMVNIGVSLFFAEISGSAVADVAAMGSILIPQMKKRGYSKEFSAAVTSSSASLAIIIPPSIPMILYAASANTSVEQLFVAGVVPGLLGAAGLMGVAYLFAKRYNFPTEEAFNMPRVRETFVDALPAFALPMIILGGIFGGFVTATEAAGLAVLAAIVVSAWYRNIDWSHLRRAMLDGGIQTAVVMLLVAASVLMGGFLTRAQIPQQLAESILSITTQQWAILLILNFFFLIIGFFLHSAAAIILVIPIVIPLITAAGIDPVHFGLIVTLNLAIGQQTPPVASVLITACSVARANIWEVSKVNIWFVGVLLAVLMLCTYVPSVPMFLVEYFYR
- a CDS encoding enoyl-CoA hydratase/isomerase family protein, which codes for MTDLTPDLTQEVRGKTLWVTFNRPASRNALTFSMYEALARICRDAPTDGSVTCIVLSGAGSKAFAAGTDMTQFRAFETAQDALDYETRISSVLDAVERCPLPTIAAINGACTGGGAAIAAACDVRIASASLKFGFPIARTLGNCLTAANLARLSDLVGAGRVREIIFTARLMMADEALSVGLISEILPDEPSLLARAEELAHHIGTMAPLTLRATKEAMRRNRMATQVDDADLITMCYMSEDFRMGMEAFLGKTKPEWKGK